Proteins encoded within one genomic window of Mycolicibacterium monacense:
- a CDS encoding alpha/beta hydrolase family protein, protein MTALDRARRVVADVAGVMPRAHAALTDSGDWSAFSVGGIGQLGEVVLDEVALTGMTLSGPGPALARSVQSCAAAAEELSALGMDRAHAEPAPLRIRGTTRRRFGPVRYERVTFDHDPALPESLTAQGFGGMATAVAHLCRAEEERRPWLVWVHGAGQGQPLDLMFSRARRLHDELGVNVALPVQPGHGSRRTAWPPYPNMDPLANVAGMMRAVSEVRALVRWLLPQSTTVVVSGVSMGSPVAALVSHLEASVDAVAVYTPIFGLNEMIAHHLGRWGPAAQGTVDLLRSDTVSALTSVVDLLAVEPSPPQARRLIVGAWHDRMAMRDPAIALHERWDGELFWHPGSDVGHIFSGGVQEVSERFLRRVTDGARE, encoded by the coding sequence ATGACGGCCCTCGATCGGGCTCGGCGGGTGGTGGCCGACGTCGCCGGTGTAATGCCCAGAGCCCATGCCGCACTGACGGATTCCGGTGACTGGTCGGCGTTCTCGGTCGGCGGCATCGGCCAACTCGGCGAGGTGGTGCTCGACGAGGTGGCGCTCACCGGGATGACGCTCAGCGGACCGGGTCCGGCGCTGGCGCGTTCGGTGCAGTCGTGCGCAGCGGCGGCCGAGGAACTGTCGGCGCTGGGCATGGACCGGGCGCACGCGGAGCCCGCACCCCTGCGCATCCGCGGGACGACCAGGCGGCGCTTCGGCCCGGTGAGATACGAGCGGGTGACCTTCGACCACGATCCGGCCCTTCCGGAATCGTTGACCGCCCAGGGTTTCGGCGGCATGGCGACGGCCGTGGCGCATCTGTGCCGCGCGGAAGAGGAGCGGCGTCCGTGGCTGGTGTGGGTGCACGGCGCCGGGCAGGGCCAGCCGCTCGACCTGATGTTCTCCCGCGCCCGGCGGCTGCACGACGAGCTGGGCGTCAATGTCGCGCTGCCGGTCCAGCCCGGACACGGGTCGCGCCGCACCGCGTGGCCGCCGTACCCGAACATGGACCCACTGGCCAACGTCGCGGGCATGATGCGCGCGGTGTCGGAGGTGCGGGCACTGGTCCGATGGCTGCTGCCGCAGTCGACAACCGTTGTGGTGTCCGGTGTCTCGATGGGGTCACCGGTGGCCGCACTCGTATCGCACCTGGAGGCGTCGGTCGATGCGGTCGCGGTCTACACCCCGATCTTCGGGCTCAACGAGATGATCGCGCACCATCTCGGCCGGTGGGGCCCGGCCGCGCAGGGCACCGTCGACCTGCTGCGGTCCGACACCGTCTCCGCGCTGACGTCCGTCGTGGACCTGCTCGCCGTCGAACCGTCACCGCCGCAGGCGCGCCGCCTGATCGTCGGCGCGTGGCATGACCGGATGGCGATGCGCGACCCGGCGATCGCCCTGCACGAGCGGTGGGACGGTGAATTGTTCTGGCACCCGGGAAGTGATGTCGGGCACATCTTCTCCGGGGGTGTCCAGGAGGTCTCCGAACGGTTCCTGCGCCGGGTCACCGACGGTGCTCGGGAATGA
- a CDS encoding phosphotransferase: MTAEIPSGIDDLTPQWLTETLRADPTLPDTVTVTGLRSERIAQDSGFSSLLYRVHLDGDAVPSTLIAKFAAVSEARGAMELLGGYRRELRYYRDVAGRAPMDTPHVYAASMASGSVDFVLLLEDLQDWDNADHLAGLSLERARTCLGALAGLHAWSVTDADPAVLESFPSLDTAIARDLLVPAFAGGWEVYRDRSGSEVPAAVARYAERFSDHAPTALPALAERSMLLHGDIRADNLFFDGDRLKVVDFQFAARGCGAADVGYLISQGLPTEVRSGRDESLVRDYLDHLIRRGVTDYSFDEAWRHYRFAVAYLMVLPVITLIGWDAMPHRSRELCLTLTDRAVATIDEVDALEVFG; encoded by the coding sequence ATGACCGCAGAGATCCCCTCGGGCATCGACGACCTCACACCGCAGTGGCTCACCGAGACGCTGCGCGCGGATCCCACGCTGCCGGACACGGTGACGGTCACCGGGTTGCGGTCCGAACGGATCGCGCAGGACAGCGGGTTCTCCTCGCTGCTGTATCGCGTGCACCTGGACGGCGACGCTGTGCCCTCGACCCTGATCGCGAAATTCGCCGCGGTGTCAGAGGCCCGGGGAGCCATGGAATTGCTGGGTGGCTACCGGCGCGAGCTGAGGTACTACCGCGACGTGGCCGGGCGTGCGCCGATGGACACGCCGCACGTGTACGCGGCTTCCATGGCGTCCGGGTCGGTGGACTTCGTGCTGCTGCTCGAGGACCTGCAGGACTGGGACAACGCCGATCACCTGGCCGGTCTGTCACTGGAGCGGGCGCGCACCTGCCTCGGGGCGCTGGCCGGGCTGCATGCGTGGTCGGTGACCGACGCCGATCCGGCTGTGCTGGAGTCGTTCCCGAGCCTGGACACCGCGATCGCACGCGACCTGCTGGTGCCGGCGTTCGCCGGCGGGTGGGAGGTCTACCGCGACAGATCGGGTTCGGAGGTGCCCGCCGCCGTCGCCCGGTACGCCGAACGGTTCAGCGACCATGCGCCGACGGCGTTGCCCGCTCTGGCGGAACGGTCGATGCTCCTGCACGGCGACATCCGCGCCGACAACCTGTTCTTCGACGGCGACCGGCTCAAGGTCGTCGACTTCCAGTTCGCCGCGCGCGGGTGCGGTGCGGCAGACGTCGGGTACCTGATCAGCCAGGGACTGCCGACCGAGGTCCGCAGCGGCCGCGACGAATCGCTGGTGCGCGACTACCTCGATCACCTGATTCGCCGCGGGGTCACCGATTACTCGTTCGACGAGGCCTGGCGGCACTACCGTTTCGCGGTCGCCTATCTGATGGTGCTCCCGGTGATCACGCTCATCGGATGGGATGCGATGCCGCACCGATCGCGTGAACTGTGCCTGACGCTGACCGACCGGGCAGTGGCCACGATCGACGAGGTCGACGCACTGGAGGTGTTCGGATGA
- a CDS encoding LLM class F420-dependent oxidoreductase: MGDGAVPGLKVDRGIPSQLARVPEVATALEDQGYDGCWTGEINHDPFLPLLLAAEHTTRLEIGTSIAVAFARNPMTVANIGWDLQAYSGGRFILGLGTQIQPHIEKRFSMPWSHPVGRMREFVAALREIWSCWHDGTPLRFEGEFYTHKIMTPMFVPEPQPHGVPKIFIAAVGEAMTRMCGEVADGLLAHAFTTKRYLDEVTTPALLEGMARTGRRRRDFQVSCPVFVVTGETAEDVRAAAVATRKQLAFYGSTPAYRRVLELHGWGDLHSELHRLSRLGEWDAMGALIDDEVLDAFAVVAPLDTVAAKLRARCDGVIDRVLPAFPAGVPDATVTDVLHELRGLPAAVGRSHP; the protein is encoded by the coding sequence ATGGGTGACGGCGCAGTGCCCGGCCTCAAAGTGGACCGAGGCATCCCCAGTCAACTCGCCCGCGTCCCCGAGGTGGCCACCGCCCTGGAAGACCAGGGCTACGACGGTTGCTGGACGGGCGAGATCAACCACGACCCATTCCTTCCGCTGCTGCTGGCGGCCGAGCACACCACCCGGCTCGAGATCGGCACCAGCATCGCGGTGGCGTTCGCCCGGAACCCGATGACAGTCGCCAACATCGGGTGGGATCTGCAGGCCTATTCGGGCGGGCGCTTCATCCTCGGTCTGGGCACCCAGATCCAGCCCCACATCGAGAAGCGCTTCTCCATGCCCTGGAGTCATCCGGTGGGCAGGATGCGTGAGTTCGTCGCGGCGCTGCGGGAGATCTGGTCGTGCTGGCATGACGGCACCCCGCTGCGTTTCGAGGGCGAGTTCTACACCCACAAGATCATGACCCCGATGTTCGTGCCCGAACCCCAGCCCCACGGTGTGCCGAAGATCTTCATCGCCGCCGTCGGTGAGGCGATGACCCGGATGTGCGGTGAAGTCGCCGACGGTCTGCTGGCGCATGCGTTCACCACCAAGCGCTACCTCGACGAGGTCACCACCCCGGCACTGCTGGAGGGGATGGCCCGCACGGGTCGGCGCCGCAGGGACTTCCAGGTGTCGTGCCCGGTGTTCGTGGTGACGGGGGAGACCGCCGAGGACGTGCGTGCTGCCGCCGTGGCGACCCGGAAACAATTGGCGTTCTACGGGTCGACACCCGCCTACCGCAGGGTGCTCGAGCTGCACGGCTGGGGCGATCTGCACAGCGAGCTGCACCGGTTGTCCCGGCTGGGCGAATGGGACGCCATGGGCGCGCTGATCGACGACGAGGTACTCGACGCGTTCGCCGTCGTCGCACCGCTGGACACCGTGGCCGCGAAGCTGCGGGCCCGCTGCGACGGGGTGATCGACCGTGTGCTGCCTGCCTTTCCGGCCGGGGTGCCCGACGCCACCGTCACCGATGTACTGCACGAGTTGCGCGGTCTTCCGGCCGCCGTAGGGAGGAGTCACCCGTGA
- a CDS encoding flavin-containing monooxygenase produces MRYEVLVVGAGFSGLYALHRLRELGVDARVVEKADDVGGTWLYNRYPGARCDIESIEYSYSFSSEIEQEWVWTETMPAQPEIEAYLNFVADRLDLRRDIDFDTEIVAMTFDEDAAEWVLETAAGARYVAPFVVAATGILSVPLEPDIPGMGSFTGTSLFTSRWPREGADLTGERVGVIGTGSTGVQLIPVVAREAGQLNVFQRSPAYTLPWRVRPFEPGELDDLKARYGEIRAAQREHPVGAARLSAFSVLLDMLVRPPLKTAGPEDRRRAVEEHGIMGALNWGDIFFDIEANRMAAELYGQAVARIVRDPQTAAALVPTHPFACKRPIIDQGYYETFNRDNVTLVDLRRGGIRSVTPTGIDTEQGSYDLDVIVYATGFDAMTGALSRIDVRGRGGVLLRDVWAADGPVSYLGLQVAGFPNLFTVQGPGSPSAATNFVAALEQHVDWIADCLQYLRSGGHRTIEALPGAQTKWIEHTTALVAPTVLMDPSCNSWYNGGNVPGKKRMYMGYTGGLPEYRKRCDEIAAAGYQGFKVG; encoded by the coding sequence ATGCGCTACGAGGTGCTCGTCGTGGGCGCCGGGTTCTCCGGTCTCTACGCGCTGCACCGGCTGCGGGAACTCGGCGTCGACGCCCGGGTGGTGGAGAAGGCCGACGACGTCGGCGGCACCTGGCTGTACAACCGGTATCCCGGCGCCCGCTGCGACATCGAGAGCATCGAGTACTCCTACAGCTTCTCCTCCGAGATCGAGCAGGAGTGGGTGTGGACGGAGACCATGCCGGCCCAGCCCGAGATCGAGGCCTATCTGAACTTCGTCGCCGATCGCCTGGACCTGCGCCGCGACATCGACTTCGACACCGAGATCGTGGCCATGACGTTCGACGAGGACGCTGCCGAGTGGGTCCTCGAGACCGCGGCGGGCGCGCGTTATGTGGCTCCGTTCGTCGTCGCCGCCACCGGCATCCTCTCGGTGCCGCTCGAACCGGACATCCCCGGTATGGGCAGCTTCACCGGGACCTCCCTGTTCACCAGCCGCTGGCCGCGCGAGGGCGCCGACCTCACCGGTGAACGGGTCGGGGTGATCGGTACGGGTTCGACCGGCGTGCAGCTGATTCCCGTCGTGGCCCGCGAGGCCGGGCAGCTCAACGTCTTCCAACGGTCGCCTGCGTACACGCTGCCGTGGCGGGTCCGCCCGTTCGAACCCGGGGAACTCGACGACCTCAAGGCCCGGTACGGCGAGATCCGCGCCGCGCAACGGGAGCACCCGGTCGGCGCGGCCCGGCTCAGCGCCTTCTCGGTGCTGCTCGACATGCTGGTCCGGCCGCCGCTGAAGACCGCAGGCCCCGAAGACCGCAGGCGCGCGGTCGAGGAACACGGCATCATGGGCGCACTGAACTGGGGCGACATCTTCTTCGACATCGAGGCCAACCGGATGGCTGCCGAACTGTACGGCCAGGCGGTGGCCCGGATCGTCCGGGATCCGCAGACGGCGGCCGCCCTGGTCCCCACGCACCCGTTCGCCTGCAAACGGCCGATCATCGACCAGGGGTACTACGAGACCTTCAACCGCGACAACGTCACCCTGGTCGACCTGCGGCGCGGCGGTATCCGGTCGGTCACGCCCACGGGCATCGACACCGAACAGGGCTCGTACGACCTCGATGTGATCGTCTACGCCACCGGCTTCGACGCCATGACCGGAGCGCTGAGCCGCATCGACGTCCGCGGACGTGGCGGGGTGTTGTTGCGGGACGTGTGGGCCGCGGACGGGCCGGTGTCCTATCTCGGACTCCAGGTCGCCGGCTTTCCCAACCTGTTCACCGTCCAGGGGCCCGGAAGCCCCAGCGCGGCGACCAATTTCGTGGCGGCACTCGAACAGCACGTGGACTGGATCGCCGACTGTCTGCAGTATCTGCGGTCCGGCGGGCATCGCACGATCGAGGCCCTGCCGGGTGCCCAGACCAAGTGGATCGAACACACCACCGCCCTCGTCGCGCCGACCGTGCTGATGGATCCGTCGTGCAACTCCTGGTACAACGGCGGCAACGTGCCCGGCAAGAAGCGGATGTACATGGGCTACACCGGCGGCCTCCCCGAATACCGCAAGCGCTGCGACGAGATCGCCGCCGCCGGTTACCAAGGGTTCAAGGTGGGATGA
- a CDS encoding nuclear transport factor 2 family protein: MTRTAREVVELYNLQVWNERDFALAEELMGDTVVRHDVGESVTLTHEQAVQRIVDHWAMFDTVRFDLNLVVAGDDGEHVAIVYQSPMTLKDGTTTTISSMEVFRVVDGRITEVWNCGYKQGIWC, translated from the coding sequence ATGACCCGTACCGCACGAGAAGTCGTGGAGCTGTACAACCTTCAGGTGTGGAATGAACGCGACTTCGCGCTCGCCGAGGAACTGATGGGCGACACCGTCGTCCGCCACGACGTGGGGGAGTCGGTCACCCTCACCCATGAGCAGGCCGTGCAGCGCATCGTCGACCACTGGGCGATGTTCGACACTGTGCGCTTCGACCTCAACCTCGTGGTGGCCGGTGACGACGGCGAGCACGTCGCCATCGTCTACCAGTCCCCGATGACGCTCAAGGACGGCACCACGACGACAATCAGCAGCATGGAGGTGTTCCGCGTCGTGGATGGCAGGATCACCGAGGTCTGGAACTGCGGCTACAAACAAGGGATCTGGTGTTGA
- a CDS encoding LLM class F420-dependent oxidoreductase: MRYTLEYPSELPSAPDDFLEPDVLRAVAAEAESAGFSAIALSDHPAPSHKWRRNGGHNTLDPVAALSFMAAVTTRIRLMTNLYVLPFRNPYLAAKALTSLDLVSGGRLTAGVGAGYLRSEFSALGVEFADRARLFDEALDALWSIWMDPEAPVSGTGFAAPSTVWLQKPAQRPHPPIWIGGNSAAALRRVVEYGSGWMPIIAPRPMASTIRTAAIEDVDQFSAALIRLRRRFVEEERDPAALDVQVVCPHFGFDDETSLRRARRRLDEFAAAGANWAVVHVDGSSPEAAIDFIRTFGEQFITEGVGAA; the protein is encoded by the coding sequence GTGAGGTACACCCTGGAGTACCCGAGCGAGTTGCCCAGCGCGCCCGACGATTTCCTGGAACCGGACGTACTGCGCGCCGTGGCCGCCGAAGCCGAGTCAGCCGGTTTCTCCGCGATCGCTCTCAGCGACCATCCGGCGCCGTCGCACAAATGGCGCCGCAACGGCGGCCACAACACGCTGGACCCCGTTGCGGCGTTGAGCTTCATGGCGGCGGTCACCACCCGGATCAGGCTGATGACCAATCTGTACGTCCTGCCGTTCCGTAACCCGTACCTGGCCGCCAAGGCGCTGACCAGCCTCGACCTCGTCTCCGGCGGCAGGTTAACCGCCGGGGTGGGGGCCGGTTATCTGCGGTCGGAGTTCTCGGCCCTCGGTGTGGAGTTCGCCGACCGGGCCCGGTTGTTCGACGAGGCGCTCGACGCACTGTGGTCGATCTGGATGGATCCGGAGGCCCCGGTCAGCGGCACGGGTTTCGCCGCCCCGTCGACCGTGTGGCTGCAGAAGCCCGCGCAGCGGCCGCACCCGCCGATCTGGATCGGCGGCAACAGTGCCGCCGCGCTGCGCCGGGTCGTCGAGTACGGCTCCGGCTGGATGCCGATCATCGCCCCACGCCCGATGGCGTCCACGATCCGCACGGCGGCGATAGAGGACGTCGACCAGTTCAGTGCCGCGCTCATCCGGCTTCGGCGCCGGTTCGTCGAGGAGGAGCGGGACCCGGCCGCGCTGGACGTCCAGGTGGTGTGCCCGCACTTCGGGTTCGACGACGAGACGTCACTGCGGCGGGCACGCCGTCGCCTCGACGAGTTCGCCGCGGCGGGTGCGAACTGGGCCGTGGTGCACGTCGACGGTTCCAGCCCGGAGGCGGCGATCGATTTCATCAGGACATTCGGCGAGCAGTTCATCACAGAGGGAGTCGGTGCGGCATGA
- a CDS encoding acyl-CoA carboxylase subunit beta, translating to MTDAQDWKETLEDLERRRAHTYGMGGPERVAKHHGKGKLDARARITRLLDPDTFCEFGTLVGGDIAADGLVAGSGRVGGVPVMVGAEDFTTLAGSIGPGGNAKRYRLAELALRNKIPLVMLLEGAGFRPSGEHYGRTPTDLIIQAQCSGKVPTVAAVLGPSAGHGALVAPVCDFTIMSAGGAIFTAGPPVVKESTGEDISKEDLGGPEVALTSGVIHNYGEDDETVIDDIRRYLSYFPSSAWSYPPTRLADDTADPRPTPELLDIVSRDNRHIYDMRTVLDVIFDRPDWLEVQPRFGRAVICALAHLGGFPVAVVANQPEVMAGSIDADAADKAAHFITVADSFHLPIVFLADNPGMLPGSRSERSGVLRSGARMFAAQTAATTLKLHVTLRKAFGFGSMVMSLLGFDDQVATFAYPGATMGAMSAAAMSRATHAGEDYTEVLKRMELEASYRSAGHLGFDELISPVETRDRLLTALQHGIFSRQAVAEPVARTVIMP from the coding sequence ATGACGGACGCGCAGGACTGGAAGGAGACGCTCGAGGACCTCGAGCGCCGCCGTGCGCATACGTACGGCATGGGCGGGCCGGAGCGCGTCGCCAAACACCACGGCAAGGGCAAGCTCGACGCCAGGGCGCGCATCACACGTCTGCTCGACCCGGATACGTTCTGCGAGTTCGGCACATTGGTCGGTGGCGACATCGCCGCCGACGGTCTCGTCGCCGGCTCCGGCCGGGTCGGCGGCGTCCCGGTCATGGTGGGCGCCGAGGATTTCACGACACTCGCAGGCAGTATCGGGCCGGGCGGCAACGCCAAGCGCTACCGGCTCGCCGAACTGGCGCTGCGCAACAAGATCCCGCTTGTGATGTTGTTGGAGGGCGCGGGTTTCCGGCCCAGCGGCGAACACTACGGCCGCACCCCGACCGACCTGATCATCCAGGCGCAGTGCTCGGGAAAGGTGCCCACGGTCGCCGCGGTGCTGGGACCGTCCGCCGGGCACGGTGCGCTGGTGGCCCCGGTGTGCGATTTCACGATCATGAGCGCCGGTGGGGCGATCTTCACCGCCGGTCCCCCGGTGGTCAAAGAGTCCACCGGAGAGGACATCTCGAAGGAGGATCTGGGCGGTCCCGAGGTCGCGCTGACCAGCGGGGTGATCCACAACTACGGCGAGGACGACGAGACGGTGATCGACGACATCCGTCGGTACCTGTCCTACTTCCCGTCCAGCGCGTGGTCGTATCCGCCGACCCGGCTCGCCGACGACACCGCCGATCCGCGCCCCACACCCGAACTGCTCGACATCGTCTCGCGCGACAACCGCCACATCTACGACATGCGCACCGTGCTCGACGTGATCTTCGACCGCCCCGACTGGTTGGAGGTCCAGCCGCGGTTCGGCCGCGCGGTCATCTGCGCGCTGGCGCATCTGGGCGGTTTCCCCGTCGCGGTGGTGGCGAACCAGCCGGAGGTGATGGCCGGCTCCATCGACGCCGACGCCGCGGACAAGGCGGCCCACTTCATCACGGTCGCCGATTCGTTCCACCTGCCCATCGTGTTCCTCGCCGACAACCCGGGAATGCTGCCGGGCAGCCGCTCCGAACGCAGCGGCGTGCTGCGCAGCGGCGCCAGGATGTTCGCCGCACAGACCGCCGCGACGACGCTCAAACTGCACGTCACGCTGCGCAAGGCGTTCGGGTTCGGCTCGATGGTGATGTCGCTGTTGGGCTTCGACGATCAGGTGGCCACATTCGCGTATCCGGGCGCCACCATGGGGGCGATGAGTGCGGCGGCGATGAGCCGGGCGACACACGCCGGCGAGGACTACACCGAGGTGCTCAAGAGGATGGAGTTGGAGGCGAGTTACCGCTCGGCCGGCCACCTCGGCTTCGACGAGCTGATCTCACCGGTGGAGACCCGCGACAGGCTGTTGACGGCGCTGCAGCACGGCATCTTCAGCCGTCAGGCGGTCGCCGAACCGGTGGCCCGCACCGTGATCATGCCCTAG
- a CDS encoding TIGR03857 family LLM class F420-dependent oxidoreductase, giving the protein MELRLQTRDLVLSRDGVLDELGYYLLAGAGGEGPATLMEEARRGEALGFGTAFISERWNVKEASSLVGAACAVTSRMQIATAATNHNTRHPLITGSWATTMHRLSGGRFTLGIGRGIGAIYGAFGIPAVTTAQMEDFAHVMRRLWHGELIFNHDGPLGKYPVLFLDPDFKEDIRLAIVAFGPQTLALGGRAFDDVILHTYFTPETLQRCVKTVKEAAEQAGRDPDSVRVWSCFATVGDHLPEELRLKKTVARLATYLQGYGDLLVKTNNWDPAVLQRFREDEVVKSIPGGIDHKATAEQIEHIATLIPDEWLAPAATGSARQCVDRIRKEFDYGADALIMHGATPDELAPIVEEYRAK; this is encoded by the coding sequence CTGGAACTGCGGCTACAAACAAGGGATCTGGTGTTGAGTAGAGACGGCGTATTGGACGAACTCGGCTACTACCTGCTGGCCGGTGCCGGCGGCGAAGGCCCGGCCACGCTGATGGAGGAGGCGCGCCGCGGCGAGGCCCTCGGTTTCGGGACGGCGTTCATCTCCGAGCGTTGGAACGTCAAGGAGGCGTCGTCGCTGGTGGGCGCCGCGTGCGCGGTCACCAGCCGGATGCAGATCGCCACTGCCGCAACGAATCACAACACCCGCCACCCGTTGATCACCGGATCCTGGGCGACCACCATGCACCGGCTGTCCGGCGGCCGGTTCACCCTCGGCATCGGGCGCGGTATCGGCGCCATCTACGGCGCGTTCGGCATCCCCGCGGTCACCACCGCGCAAATGGAGGATTTCGCGCACGTCATGCGGCGCCTCTGGCACGGCGAGCTGATTTTCAACCACGACGGTCCGCTCGGCAAGTACCCGGTGCTGTTCCTCGACCCCGACTTCAAGGAGGACATCCGGCTGGCGATCGTCGCGTTCGGCCCGCAGACGCTGGCGCTGGGCGGCCGCGCGTTCGACGACGTCATCCTGCACACCTACTTCACACCGGAGACGCTGCAGCGGTGCGTGAAGACGGTCAAGGAGGCCGCCGAACAGGCCGGCCGCGACCCCGACAGCGTGCGGGTGTGGTCGTGTTTCGCCACCGTCGGCGACCACCTGCCCGAGGAACTGCGCCTGAAGAAGACGGTGGCCCGGCTCGCCACCTACCTGCAGGGCTACGGTGATCTGCTGGTGAAGACCAACAACTGGGATCCCGCTGTGCTGCAACGCTTCCGGGAAGACGAGGTAGTCAAGTCGATTCCCGGCGGGATCGACCACAAGGCCACCGCCGAGCAGATCGAGCACATCGCGACGCTGATCCCCGACGAGTGGTTGGCGCCGGCCGCGACCGGTTCGGCCCGGCAGTGCGTGGACCGCATCCGCAAGGAGTTCGACTACGGCGCCGATGCGCTGATAATGCACGGCGCCACCCCCGACGAACTCGCCCCGATCGTCGAGGAATACCGCGCCAAGTGA
- a CDS encoding NAD-dependent epimerase/dehydratase family protein, with translation MGSAMDGAPARKRALVLGASGNVGAAVVRQLVADGDDVRVLLRRSSSTRGIDGLDVERRYGDIFDTEAVAAAMADRDVVFYCVVDTRAHLADPAPLFQTNVEGLRGVLDIAARADLKRFVFLSTIGTIAVGTNGAVVDEDTPFNWSGKGGPYIESRRQAEDLVLRYARERGLPAVAMCVSNPYGPPDWQPRQGALVAMAAFGKMPCYIRGVGSEVVDIDDAARALVSAADRGRVGERYIVSERYMSQREMLTLAAEAAGATPPRFGIPMALVHVFAAIAGLSTRLFGTDLPINPAAARLIALTSPADHGKATRDLGWRPGPTADAIRRAARFYLERRDRNEQVVAL, from the coding sequence ATGGGATCGGCGATGGACGGCGCCCCGGCGCGCAAGAGGGCACTGGTGCTCGGCGCCAGTGGAAACGTGGGCGCCGCAGTCGTCCGGCAACTGGTGGCTGACGGCGATGACGTGCGAGTCCTGTTGCGGCGCAGCAGTTCCACCAGAGGTATCGACGGACTCGACGTCGAGCGGCGCTACGGCGACATCTTCGACACCGAGGCGGTCGCCGCTGCGATGGCCGACCGCGACGTCGTCTTCTACTGCGTCGTGGACACCAGGGCGCATCTGGCCGACCCCGCGCCGCTGTTCCAGACCAACGTGGAGGGTCTGCGCGGGGTGCTCGACATCGCCGCGCGGGCGGATCTGAAGCGCTTCGTGTTCCTCAGCACCATCGGGACCATCGCGGTCGGCACCAACGGTGCGGTGGTGGACGAGGACACACCGTTCAACTGGAGCGGTAAGGGCGGGCCGTACATCGAATCCCGCCGTCAGGCCGAAGACCTGGTGCTGCGCTACGCCCGCGAGCGGGGACTGCCCGCGGTGGCGATGTGTGTGTCCAACCCGTACGGCCCGCCGGACTGGCAGCCCAGACAGGGCGCTCTCGTCGCGATGGCCGCGTTCGGCAAGATGCCCTGCTACATCCGCGGGGTGGGCTCCGAGGTGGTGGACATCGACGACGCCGCACGGGCGTTGGTGTCGGCCGCCGACCGCGGCCGGGTCGGCGAGCGCTACATCGTGTCGGAGCGCTACATGTCCCAGCGCGAGATGCTCACCCTGGCCGCGGAGGCGGCGGGTGCCACCCCGCCGAGGTTCGGCATCCCGATGGCACTGGTCCACGTCTTCGCCGCAATCGCGGGCCTGTCGACCCGGCTGTTCGGCACCGACCTCCCCATCAATCCGGCCGCGGCGCGGTTGATCGCGCTGACCTCGCCGGCCGACCACGGCAAGGCCACGCGTGACCTCGGGTGGCGCCCCGGGCCCACCGCGGACGCGATCCGCCGTGCCGCCCGGTTCTACCTTGAACGGCGCGACCGCAACGAGCAGGTGGTCGCGCTGTGA